A genomic stretch from Streptococcus oralis includes:
- a CDS encoding sugar ABC transporter permease, giving the protein MNNSIKLKRRLTQTLTYLYLIGLSIVIIYPLLITIMSAFKTGNVAAFKLDTNIDFNFDNFKGLFTETLYGTWYLNTLIIAFITMAVQTSIIVLAGYAYSRYNFLARKQSLVFFLIIQMVPTMAALTAFFVMALMLNALNHSWFLIFLYVGGGIPMNAWLMKGYFDTVPMSLDESAKLDGAGHFRRFWQIVLPLVRPMVAVQALWAFMGPFGDYILSSFLLREKEYFTVAVGLQTFVSNVKNMKIAYFSAGAILIALPICILFFFLQKNFVSGLTSGGDKG; this is encoded by the coding sequence ATGAATAACTCAATCAAACTCAAACGTAGACTGACTCAAACCCTCACTTACCTCTACTTGATTGGCCTATCAATCGTGATTATCTATCCGCTTTTGATTACCATCATGTCAGCCTTTAAAACAGGTAACGTCGCAGCCTTTAAACTCGATACCAACATCGACTTTAATTTTGATAACTTTAAAGGACTCTTTACGGAAACTTTGTACGGTACTTGGTACCTTAATACTTTGATTATTGCCTTTATCACAATGGCTGTTCAAACAAGTATCATCGTACTTGCAGGTTACGCTTACAGTCGTTACAACTTCTTGGCTCGTAAGCAAAGTTTGGTCTTCTTCTTGATTATCCAAATGGTGCCAACCATGGCCGCTTTGACAGCCTTCTTCGTTATGGCGCTTATGTTGAACGCCCTTAACCATAGCTGGTTCCTCATCTTCCTCTATGTTGGTGGAGGTATCCCGATGAATGCTTGGCTGATGAAAGGCTACTTCGATACTGTGCCAATGTCTCTTGACGAATCTGCGAAACTAGATGGTGCAGGACACTTCCGTCGCTTCTGGCAAATTGTTCTCCCTCTTGTTCGCCCAATGGTGGCTGTACAAGCTCTCTGGGCCTTCATGGGACCTTTCGGGGACTACATCCTCTCTAGTTTCTTGCTTCGTGAGAAAGAATACTTTACTGTTGCCGTTGGTCTCCAAACCTTCGTTAGCAATGTGAAAAACATGAAGATTGCCTACTTCTCAGCAGGTGCTATCCTCATCGCCCTTCCAATCTGTATTCTCTTCTTCTTCCTACAAAAGAACTTTGTTTCAGGACTTACAAGTGGTGGCGACAAGGGATAA
- a CDS encoding sugar ABC transporter permease — translation MEKQQPRKAALLSIIPGLGQIYNKQKAKGFIFLGVTVLFVLYFLTLASPELSNLITLGDKPGRDNSLFMLIRGAFHSIFVVVYLLFYIFNIKDAHTTAKRINNGIPVARTFKDMIKGIYENGFPYLLIIPSYVAMTFAIIFPVIVTLMIAFTNYDFQHLPPNKLLDWVGLTNFTNIWSLSTFRSAFGSVLSWTIIWALAASTLQIVIGIFTAIIANQPFIKGKRIFGVIFLLPWAVPAFITILTFSNMFNDSVGAINTQVLPLLSKVLPFLDGALIPWKTNPTWTKVALIMMQGWLGFPYIYVLTLGILQSIPNDLYEAAYIDGANAWQKFRNITFPMILAVAAPTLISQYTFNFNNFSIMYLFNGGGPGTVGGGAGSTDILISWIYRLTTGTSPQYSMAAAVTLIISIIVISISMIAFKKLHAFDMEDV, via the coding sequence ATGGAAAAACAACAGCCTCGCAAAGCAGCCTTGCTGTCAATCATTCCTGGTTTAGGACAAATCTATAACAAACAAAAAGCTAAAGGATTTATTTTTCTTGGTGTTACTGTTCTATTTGTTCTGTATTTTCTAACACTTGCAAGCCCTGAATTGAGCAATTTGATCACACTTGGTGACAAACCTGGTCGTGATAATTCACTTTTTATGCTGATTCGTGGTGCTTTCCATTCTATCTTTGTTGTCGTTTACTTACTCTTTTATATCTTTAATATCAAAGATGCACATACGACTGCTAAACGTATCAATAACGGTATTCCTGTAGCTCGTACATTCAAGGACATGATTAAAGGAATTTATGAGAATGGATTCCCATACCTTTTAATCATCCCATCATATGTAGCGATGACATTTGCAATTATCTTCCCTGTTATCGTAACCTTGATGATTGCCTTTACCAACTATGACTTCCAACACTTGCCACCAAACAAATTGTTGGACTGGGTTGGTTTGACCAATTTTACGAACATCTGGAGCTTGAGCACCTTCCGTTCAGCCTTTGGTTCTGTTCTTTCTTGGACCATTATTTGGGCCTTGGCTGCTTCTACCTTGCAGATTGTCATTGGTATCTTTACAGCAATCATTGCCAACCAACCATTTATCAAAGGAAAACGTATCTTCGGTGTTATTTTCCTTCTTCCTTGGGCTGTTCCAGCCTTCATCACTATCTTGACATTCTCAAACATGTTTAATGATAGTGTTGGTGCTATCAACACGCAAGTCTTGCCTCTTTTGTCTAAGGTCCTTCCTTTCCTAGATGGAGCTCTTATCCCTTGGAAAACAAATCCAACTTGGACTAAGGTTGCCTTGATTATGATGCAAGGTTGGCTAGGATTCCCATACATCTACGTTTTGACCTTGGGTATCTTGCAGTCTATTCCTAACGACCTCTACGAAGCGGCTTACATCGATGGTGCCAATGCTTGGCAAAAATTCCGCAACATCACTTTCCCTATGATCTTGGCTGTTGCAGCACCAACATTGATTAGCCAATACACCTTCAACTTTAACAACTTCTCTATCATGTACCTCTTCAATGGTGGAGGTCCTGGTACTGTCGGGGGCGGAGCCGGTTCAACTGATATCTTGATTTCATGGATTTACCGTTTGACAACAGGTACATCTCCTCAATACTCTATGGCGGCAGCTGTTACCTTGATTATCTCAATCATTGTCATCTCTATCTCTATGATCGCATTCAAGAAACTACACGCATTTGATATGGAGGACGTCTAA
- a CDS encoding DUF1189 domain-containing protein: MLPYPFSYFSSIWGFRKPLSKRFGLNWFQLLFTSIFLISLSMVPIAIQNSSQETYPLDTFIDNVYTPLTDEAIMDLSENAQIVDGKLNYSGTKNQQPSLLIGPSQSKELPKDLQLHFDTEELIISKESKELTRIHYHAIQTESFQSKEDLTQAISKDWYQQNRVYISLFLVLGASFLFGLNFFIVSLGASFLLYITKKSRLFSFRSFKECYHFILNCLGLPTLITLILGLFGQNMATLITVQNILFVLYLVTIFYKTHFRDPDYHK, encoded by the coding sequence ATGCTTCCATATCCATTCTCGTATTTCTCTAGTATCTGGGGATTTCGTAAGCCCCTATCAAAACGTTTCGGCCTCAACTGGTTTCAGCTTCTCTTTACTAGCATTTTCCTCATCAGTTTGTCTATGGTTCCAATTGCCATTCAAAACAGTTCGCAGGAAACGTATCCACTGGATACTTTTATCGATAATGTCTACACTCCACTGACAGATGAAGCGATCATGGACTTGTCAGAGAATGCACAAATCGTTGATGGAAAACTGAACTACTCGGGCACTAAGAATCAGCAGCCTTCTCTTTTGATTGGTCCAAGCCAAAGCAAAGAATTGCCAAAGGACTTACAACTTCATTTTGATACGGAAGAACTCATCATCAGCAAGGAAAGTAAAGAGCTGACTCGTATTCACTACCACGCGATTCAAACGGAGAGTTTCCAGAGTAAGGAAGATCTTACCCAGGCCATTTCTAAAGACTGGTATCAACAAAACCGGGTCTATATCAGTCTCTTTCTCGTTCTTGGTGCAAGCTTCCTCTTTGGATTGAATTTCTTCATTGTCTCTCTTGGAGCTAGCTTTCTCCTTTATATCACCAAAAAATCACGCCTCTTTTCATTTAGGAGCTTTAAAGAGTGCTACCATTTTATCTTGAACTGTTTAGGATTACCCACTCTGATTACGCTTATTTTGGGACTTTTTGGCCAAAATATGGCGACCCTTATCACTGTACAAAACATTCTTTTTGTTCTTTATCTGGTCACCATTTTTTACAAGACACACTTCCGTGATCCAGATTATCATAAATAG